A portion of the Plasmodium gaboni strain SY75 chromosome 5, whole genome shotgun sequence genome contains these proteins:
- a CDS encoding hypothetical protein (conserved Plasmodium protein, unknown function~transcript variant 2; alternatively spliced) encodes MNNYNGRKIFSNLEKKPDMNDMLKIKKSRAEKIFAFDPSGENNNIITNDKYMNNVNRNIDVGNEKMYSYNMKDINKKHLLKNDTYNNNNDFNNNDFNKQIYYDKHNGNEKNYMKIKNMNDNKNNYVDKNYFDENNIIKDRSKFRRLETFNENDKINNACAYNDVNDNINDNTNNNINNNTNNNNNNNNNQNSNIQQNYNEYKITNNNVEAYPNNVKLNYEYNKKNNENYHSYDNYEKYKNFNQRNVGYTKNNEPNMNFKYSRINRINGNYISPTDSRSIMISKKMSSTFHMRDKMNAPVAYDLNDNEDNMNNINNMNTLNSNNNNNNSGIIKDDTNKSINNNIANVDLLKNDSVTKDSLNNDEFLENNMEKHDMALNTNNEFGRNKNMNKKNMMMNQNNLYIPHDKQIGSVVKYIVDDKNTNMDEEKISSNHMMKYHNYVNHNKERANITNNNNMNNNMNNNNNVADNEGNRKKEYHNFSLSTIDSTYSNQNNLEKKFGSKFIDPHHHNVRKEAVMDAPSQNNIDYMDEKKKLVHIEKIENKYNMMTNDTNNSDIKNNDTKKIKNNNNINNSSIAGGVMGIDKNNGNLVAMEYAHLSEYEYENAIKKNYKQSFKKDHMIHMDKHRYIDKGDVGVVMSKNYEYNKKEGTKKIMPQEYVNDINDNIHITNNIPYGIRKEILINDNNNNNNNNNNNKLQQDKIIINNMMRDNKGNMNKNLPHFGSSPKYDESQLRRQAIKNADKMDMNYKNKNTINYDNNDMMVIKYNNSNEEVHGMYQLDEAYENNNLYDNMKGDVNMDKQYIMRNEKNLYNKKVNFKFMNDRNMKRACHENLINPLKEGYKNNDYSAYAYKNYPSELYSNMDNTPERHEAYDAYRGDLYLNAQYSDMEKHEDMRNYQNGYPYDTQNEKGALTIIRLPAENKKQNMNVKQHIVTTNYYKHEDIPNIASCVVPLSDESLKESLEKSKESLSGGENDKNLKSIIRGNSLRNKNGSSLSVKFRLSDNEEKNMQTEKDDSVEKMKELNKKIEEHILSDELKNLKIDRDVTERKRASIFDDSKAKPRNEKKNETNNKIVLDSNKVKKATEIKLKKIQHVTGLLEKYDIPNPFEKYYKDSIDYSQLMGQNNNAKLLNLALTVSNNYYKFIVKSLERAEIKEVFNEKRKKMMLKLIALLGNQINNEIKKKFFEANAMEPSKEEELKKEYDVKSKMSDKEKEIKIEEHNLICQYWEKQSECMSMLIDEWNKISDILESINIDPNNIMSSLLSLYGEKTVNDFHLSLEEIKKANVELNVNTDDITIPEINDAEINKFDPSNMTILNLIEDINWDMDLEYSINQIREDWKNENKQNKKIIQKKIIEGIKHRIGLLDYLNKVEINLNAFAKIIEGRMISNDDVKSQLLSMQDMSEEGLLSKLLENLKCNKMDINAESFKTPTSFFVSHHLPMTVCSYSDNSNIDELKDMNETNSNGDIKDDEKKIPDENDAIDNENKNEEKD; translated from the exons atgaataattataatggtagaaaaatattttcaaatttagaaaaaaaaccagatatgaatgatatgcttaaaataaagaaatcGAGAGCAGAGAAGATATTTGCTTTTGACCCATCAGGtgagaataataatattataacaaaTGATAAGTATATGAATAATGTAAATAGGAATATAGATGTAGGAAATGAAAAGATGTATAGTTATAATATGAAggatataaataaaaaacatcttttaaaaaatgatacatataataataataatgattttaataataacgattttaataaacaaatatattatgataaacATAATGgtaatgaaaaaaattatatgaaaataaaaaatatgaatgataataaaaataattatgtagataaaaattattttgatgaaaataatataataaaagataGATCAAAATTTAGAAGATTAGAGACATTCAACGAAAATGACAAGATTAACAATGCATGTGCATATAATGATGtgaatgataatataaatgataatacaaataataatataaataataatacaaataataataataataataataataatcaaaatagtaatattcaacaaaattataatgaatataaaataacaaataataatgtgGAGGCTTATCCAAACAATgttaaattaaattatgagtataataaaaaaaacaatgagaattatcattcatatgataattatgagaaatataaaaattttaatcAAAGGAATGTAGGAtacacaaaaaataatgaacccaatatgaattttaaatattctaGAATTAATAGAATCAACGGCAATTATATTTCTCCTACAGATTCAAGAAGTATTATGATATCTAAAAAAATGTCTTCAACATTTCATATGAGGGATAAAATGAATGCTCCTGTTGCTTACgatttaaatgataatgaagataatatgaataatattaataatatgaacacactaaatagtaataataataataataatagtgGTATTATTAAAGATGATACTAATAAATCTATCAACAACAATATAGCAAACGTggatttattaaaaaatgatagCGTTACTAAAGATAGTTTAAATAACGATGAGtttttagaaaataatatggaGAAACATGATATGGCACttaatacaaataatgaatttggaagaaataaaaatatgaataaaaagaatatgatgatgaatcaaaataatttatatataccaCACGATAAACAAATCGGAAGTgttgtaaaatatattgtagATGATAAGAATACTAATATggatgaagaaaaaattagTTCTAATCATATGATGAAGTATCACAATTATGTTAATCACAATAAAGAAAGAGcaaatataacaaataataataatatgaacaataatatgaataataataacaatgTAGCAGATAATGAAGGTAATagaaaaaaggaatatCACAATTTTTCGTTGAGTACTATTGATTCTACATATTCTAATCAAAACAATTTAGAGAAAAAATTTGGATCCAAATTTATAGATCCTCATCATCATAATGTGAGAAAGGAAGCTGTGATGGATGCACCTTctcaaaataatatagattatatggatgaaaaaaaaaaattagttcatatagaaaaaatagaaaataaatataacatgATGACAAATGATACTAATAATAGtgatattaaaaataatgatacaaaaaaaataaaaaataataataatattaataatagtaGTATAGCTGGTGGTGTCATGGGCatagataaaaataatggTAACTTGGTAGCTATGGAATATGCACACTTATCTGAATATGAATATGAAAATGcaataaaaaagaattataaacaatcttttaaaaaagatCATATGATTCATATGGATAAACATCGATATATAGATAAAGGAGACGTAGGTGTAGTTATGTctaaaaattatgaatataataaaaaggaagGTACCAAAAAAATTATGCCACAAGAATATgttaatgatataaatgataatatacatataacaaataatattccTTATGGTATTAGAAAAGAAATTCTAATCAATGataacaacaacaataataataataataataataataaattacaacaagataaaattatcataaataatatgatgaGAGATAATAAAGGtaatatgaacaaaaatCTTCCTCATTTTGGTAGCTCACCAAAATATGATGAAAGTCAATTAAGAAGACAAGCAATAAAAAATGCAGATAAAATGGatatgaattataaaaataagaatactataaattatgataataacGATATGATggtaataaaatataataattcaaatgAAGAAGTACATGGAATGTATCAATTAGATGAGGCgtatgaaaataataatttatatgataatatgaaaGGTGATGTAAATATGGataaacaatatattatgagaaatgagaaaaatttatataataaaaaagtgaattttaaatttatgAATGATAGGAATATGAAAAGAGCATGTCATGAGAATCTAATAAATCCTTTAAAAGAAggttataaaaataatgattattCGGCATATgcttataaaaattatcCGTCAGAACTTTATTCTAATATGGATAATACTCCAGAAAGGCATGAAGCTTATGATGCATATCGAGGAGatctttatttaaatgCTCAATATTCTG ATATGGAAAAGCATGAAGATATGAGGAACTATCAAAATGGCTACCCCTATGATACTCAAAATG AAAAAGGAGCTCTGACGATTATACGACTTCCTGCAGAGAATAAGAAAcaa AATATGAATGTAAAACAACATATTGTTACaacaaattattataagcATGAGGACATTCCGAACATTGCTTCATGTGTAGTTCCATTATCTGATGAATCATTAAAGg AATCTTTAGAAAAATCAAAAGAATCCTTAAGTGGCGGAGAAAACGAcaaaaat CTCAAATCCATTATCAGGGGAAACTCTCTTAGAAATAAGAATGGCTCGTCACTGAGTGTCAAATTTAGACTGTCAGAcaatgaagaaaaaaacatGCAAACAGAAAAAGATGATTCTGTTGAAAAGATgaaagaattaaataaaaaaatagaGGAGCATATATTATCTGATGAATTGAAGAATTTAAAGATCGATAGAGATGTAACAGAAAGAAAAAGAGCATCCATATTTGATGATTCCAAAGCAAAACCaagaaatgaaaagaaaaatgaaacAAATAACAAAATAGTGTTAGATTCAAATAAAGTAAAGAAAGCAACCGAAATtaaattaaagaaaattcAACATGTTACAGGAttattagaaaaatatgatatacCTAATCCTTTTgagaaatattataaggATTCTATAGATTATTCTCAGTTAATGGGCCAAAATAATAATGCAAAGCTTTTGAATTTAGCATTGACg gtgtcaaataattattacaAGTTCATCGTTAAAAGTTTGGAGAGAGCTGAAATTAAAGAAGTGTTTAATGAGAAGAGAAAGAAAATGATGTTGAAATTAATAGCTTTATTAGgaaatcaaataaataatgagataaagaagaaatttTTTGAGGCAAATGCAATGGAACCATCGAAGGAAGAGGAATTG aaGAAAGAATATGATGTAAAGTCCAAAATGAGCgataaagaaaaagaaataaaaattgaaGAACATAATTTAATATGCCAATATTGGGAAAAACAAAGTGAATGTATGAGTATGCTAATAGATGAGTGGAATAAAATTTCAGATATACTTGAATCCATCAATATTGATCccaataatattatgagttctttattatcattatatgGAGAAAAAACAGTTAACGATTTTCATCTATCTCttgaagaaataaaaaaagcTAATGTTGAATTAAATGTAAATACTGATGATATAACAATACCAGAAATTAATGATGCagaaataaataagttTGATCCTTCGAATATGACCATACTAAATTTAATAGag GATATAAATTGGGATATGGATTTGGAATATTCAATTAACCAAATTAGAGAAGACTggaaaaatgaaaataaacaaaataaaaaaattatacaaaagaag atTATTGAGGGTATTAAACACAGAATAGGATTACTAGATTACCTGAACAAAGTAGAAATAAACTTAAACGCCTTTGCAAAAATTATCGAAGGAAGAATGATATCAAATGATGACGTTAAAAGTCAATTATTATCTATGCAAGATATGAGTGAAGAAGGTTTACTTTCAAAACTTTTAGAAAATTTgaaatgtaataaaatgGATATAAATGCTGAATCTTTTAAAACACCAacttctttttttgtttctCATCACTTACCTATGACAGTATGTTCATATAGTGACAATTCAAATATTGATGAATTAAAAGATATGAATGAAACTAATAGTAATGGTGATATTAaagatgatgaaaaaaaaattcctgatgaaaatgatgccatagataatgaaaataaaaatgaagagAAGGATTAA
- a CDS encoding putative cell cycle regulator protein: MKSFSVENISSQNLMKSSVQRSIKATILKQYPKLEDHIENIFPKKGSLFLGKCINHVTVILGNNELLFFQIRNGPWIPNLKLVHKYPFMMPQIQVDKGAIKHVLRGSNIMCPGVTSPGGKLDDVEANTVVQIRAEDKEFPCAVGITTMSSKEIIEINKDMCIENIHYLNDGLWNFKIET; the protein is encoded by the exons ATGAAAAGTTTTTCTGttgaaaatatttcatCTCAGAATTTGATGAAATCATCAGTTCAAAGGAGCATAAAAGCAACg ATATTAAAACAATATCCCAAGTTGGAAGATcatattgaaaatattttccCAAAAAAGGGTTCCTTATTTTTAGGAAAATg tatTAATCATGTTACGGTTATTCTTGGAAATAATGAGCTTTTATTTTTCCAAATAAGAAATGGACCATGGATACCAAATTTAAAATTAGTACACAAat atCCTTTTATGATGCCGCAAATACAAGTTGATAAAGGAGCAATAAAACACGTACTAAGAGGTTCCAACATTATGTGCCCTGGAGTAACTTCTCCTGGAGGCAAACTTGATGATGTTGAAGCAAATACAGTTGTA CAAATAAGAGCAGAAGATAAAGAATTTCCTTGTGCTGTAGGAATTACCACCATGTCATCGAAAGAAAT tattgaaataaataaggACATGTGTATTGAGAACatacattatttaaatgatgGATTGTGGAATTTTAAAATAGAAACTTAA
- a CDS encoding hypothetical protein (conserved Plasmodium protein, unknown function) — MVLWFELNVIRYKINHAFLKNEKILVKYYQTGKKRFGELYQPRTRHEKKYHLDILDEVYFDMTEAIEEKNKLEREEYNNIDKNISDIILNYNITKKNEIIKSLMRYSIEIKKNNNNNKNKTHNITNKDNHINNNINNINNNNINNNNINNINNNNNTYQNQLNCSNNNKCDNENYLFHSIKNNIKVYSHHFNTCEIGIILKCFLKININDIDIINLLLHQYFKRNMKFSIYGSLYVLNFFSKCSSLLLPYNINNLKLLCSDILKKIELFDFKNICIISNYASSLYIPTNKMFIHNFIEKICNYLLNERKENFSSSADSIHYVCNACARVHFFNKEIFNFLKIEIEKNISSFSLDQLVSLSNAYSKFKNAEQSNYLSLFLLLADHIIKKSYLLTPRHLSVLANSFNNACILHEKLFYIITQESLNHINSFQPQQLVMIIHAYVNIGLINNKLLNNIWQNASQFMKEYTLQELSMLIQAYTKSSQHMDSFFNNLCHTIYNSIITKYPFLEDKKMNNKEKNENNYIDNNNVHNNSLDNALFDNIYNSHHYQYNKYMNYIHILNEYKYNDVSYNTFDDKTLKQAELIFYVIYNNNNHNEFVQKYKNNVLEQKKEKDHINLTDVEKNEDTTEQKKKNNVNDSCEFLLQYEQNETIDKNNNIFLHNNNIHINSKFYDKNYINIHQNTYQEIHKFEMWLKKYFSQHINPTLLCSIIYSLIKGNCLLQYDLLIVLSKLSIIFLEEFKYSELANICVALSEAYIRASDENNKQNDLISIYQKEDYTHIYNEKLYNGHQIFSNKNIMKYDKKLYYSSKEYLFISKLFFDKLEIYLNKQTQLFTDIHSIYKFITSFGSLKINKYATISLHLFNLSIFEIKKLSYLPLQKMANAFMQMNVYNEDVYAFINKLQKMKKIKK; from the exons ATGGTTTTATGGTTTGAGCTTAATGTCAtaagatataaaataaatcatgcctttttaaaaaatgaaaagatATTAGttaaatattatcaaaCAGGAAAGAAAAGATTTGGTGAATTATACCAACCTAGGACGAGacatgaaaaaaaatatcatttaGATATCCTTGATGAAGTATATTTTGATATGACTGAAGCtatagaagaaaaaaataaattagagagagaagaatataataacattgataaaaatatttcagatatcattttaaattataatattactaaaaaaaatgagatAATTAAAAGTTTAATGAGATATAGtattgaaataaaaaaaaataataataataataaaaacaaaacacACAACATAACAAACAAGGAcaatcatataaataataatataaataatataaataataataatataaataataataatataaataatataaataataataataatacgTATCAGAATCAACTTAATTGTtctaataataacaaatgTGATAATGagaattatttatttcattcaattaaaaataatataaaagtatataGCCATCATTTCAATACCTGCGAAATAGGTATCATTTTGAAATGCTTTcttaaaataaatattaatgatatagatattattaatttattattacatcaatattttaaaagaaatatgaAATTTTCTATTTATGGTTCTTTATATGTCTTGAATTTCTTTTCAAAATGTTCATCTCTATTATTAccatataatataaataatttaaaacTATTATGTTcagatatattaaaaaaaatagaactttttgattttaaaaatatttgtataatatCTAATTATGCCtcttctttatatataccaacgaataaaatgtttattcataattttattgaaaagatttgtaattatttattaaatgaaagaaaagaaaatttttcttcttctgCAGATTCTATTCATTATGTATGTAATGCATGTGCAAGagttcatttttttaataaagaaatatttaatttcttaaaaatagaaatagaaaaaaatatctcttcattttcattaGATCAATTAGTATCTTTAAGTAATGCATATAgtaaatttaaaaatgcGGAACAATCTAAttatttatctttattcttattattagcagatcatattataaaaaaatcatatCTATTAACACCTAGACATCTAAGTGTCCTTGctaattcttttaataatgcTTGTATATTAcatgaaaaattattttatattattacacAAGAAAGTCTTAACCATATCAATTCTTTTCAGCCTCAACAATTGGTTATGATTATACATGCATATGTTAATATTGgattaataaataataaattacTAAACAATATATGGCAAAATGCTTCTCAATTTATGAAGGAATATACACTTCAAGAATTATCTATGCTTATTCAGGCATATACAAAAAGTTCTCAACATATGgattcattttttaataaccTTTGTCatactatatataattctataataacaaaatatcCATTTCTAGAAGacaaaaaaatgaacaataaggagaaaaatgaaaataattatatagataataataatgtacACAATAATTCTTTAGATAATGCCctttttgataatatttataattctCATCACTATCaatacaataaatatatgaactacatacatattttaaatgaatataaatataacgACGTTTCATATAACACATTTGATGATAAAACGTTAAAACAAGCAGaacttattttttatgttatatataataacaacaacCACAACGAATTTgttcaaaaatataaaaataatgtattagaacaaaaaaaagaaaaagatcatataaatttgaCTGATGTTGAAAAGAATGAAGACACAACggaacaaaaaaaaaaaaataatgttaatGATTCGTGtgaatttttattacaatATGAGCAAAATGAAACaatagataaaaataataatatatttttacataataataatatacatattaacagtaaattttatgataagaattatattaatatacaTCAAAATACATATCAAGAGATACATAAATTTGAAATGTGGctaaaaaaatatttcagCCAACATATCAATCCTACATTATTATGttcaattatatattctcTTATTAAAGGTAATTGTTTATTACAATATGATCTATTAATAGtattatcaaaattatCTATAATCTTTTTAGAAgaatttaaatattcagAGTTAGCAAATATTTGTGTAGCGCTATCCGAAGCATATATACGTGCTTCAGATGAAAACaataaacaaaatgatttaattagcatatatcaaaaagaggattatacacatatatataatgaaaaattatataatggtcatcaaatattttctaataaaaatattatgaaatatgataagaaattatattattcatcaaaagaatatttatttatatctaaattattttttgataaacttgaaatttatttaaataaacaaaCACAATTATTTACTGATATAcatagtatatataaattcataACATCATTCGGCtcattaaaaataaacaagTATGCTACAATATCGTTGCATTTGTTTAATCTATCCATTTTTgagataaaaaaattatcatatcTTCCCCTCCAAAAAATG GCTAACGCTTTCATGCAAATGAATGTCTATAATGAAGATGTCTATGcatttattaataaactacaaaaaatgaagaaaataaaaaaatga